In Bradyrhizobium paxllaeri, the genomic stretch GGCGGCGCCGGTGAGGCTGCTTGCGCGGTGCACCGCCAACACGAGTTGGGGCTCGTTCCAATCCTCCATGGCTGCACAGCTAGGAAGGGCTTGCAGTTTCGCAAGTGACGCTGGCGGAATTCCAATGTGCTTTCCGTTCTGCCAGACGTTATCTCGAGCAACAGAAGCGAGATGAGGAACAGGAACGACAGCATTCCGGCGTTACAGCGAGGCGTGAAACCGCAACCTCATGACGGCGATCAATCAACCTTCGACAAGGGAGTCCGAGACATGGGCGCTCCATCCCCGGAACTTTGCAATCTCTGGCTGGCGCGCGCGTTCAACGCGCAGGACGTTGACGCGGCGGCGGCGATGTACCACCCCGACGCCTCGATCGTTCAGGTCGACGAGGTCCATGGCGGCAGCACCGTCGCGCGCGGCGCCGACGGCATCCGCAAGACGATGGCGGCCTATGTCGGCTTGAAGCCGCATATGGATGTCGTGACGCATCACACCACGGTCTCCGGCGATTTCGCCATGACGCGTTCACAATGGCTGATCAAGGGTACCGATGAACGGGGCAAGCCGACCGAAGTGCATCACCACGGCATGGAAGTGCACCGCCGGCTGCCCGACGGCACGTGGGTGTTCTTCATGGATCACCCGTTCGGCGCCGATCCGAGCTGGGCGGTTGAAGCTCCGCCGCACACAGAGTAGTAGCGTTACATAGCCAACCCGGAGAATTGCCAGATGCAAGAACTTGCCGTGCTCGCCAGCATCGTCGCCGGGCTCAGCGTGGGCGTGATCAGCCCCGGACCCAGCTTCGTGATGGTGGCGCGCGTGGCTGTCGCCTCCAGCCGAATCCGGGCGCTTGCCACGGCACTGGGCATGGGCGCAGGCGGCGCCTTGTTCGGCGCGGCGGCGCTGCTCGGGTTGCAGAGCGTCCTGCTGGCCGTACCGGCGCTCTATGCGGTGCTCAAAGTGCTGGGCGGTCTGTATCTTTGCTACCTCGGCTTTCTGATCTTCAGATCGGCGCGGCAGCCTGTTGCGATGGTCGCTGGCGGCAGCGAGAACGGCTCCCGGCCGCTGCGCGCGTTCTGGTTGGGCTTCACCACGCAAGTCAGCAACCCGAAGACGGCCATCGTCTATGCGAGCGTGTTCGCGGCTTTCCTCCCGGCATCCTTCTCTATGGGGTTCGCCGCCGCGCTGCTTGCGGCGGTGTTTTTCGTGGAGTCCGCCTGGTATGCGCTCGTCGCCGTTCTCTTCTCGTCGGCAGGGCCGCAACGGGCCTATCTGTCGTACAAATCCTGGGTCGATCGCGCGGCCGGCGCGGTCATGTTCGGTCTGGGCCTGAAGCTCGTTACCAGCGCTGCCAAACCGTAGACACCCGCGTGGCGCGTCGCTTGAGCGCCATGGCGCTCAGACCTCGCCGATCGCCTCGCGCCTGCGTTTGTCGGATTCTTCTGCGTAGCGCCTCATGGCATGGGCCTCCGTGAGAATCCCGACAGGCCGGTGTTCGCCATCGGCCTCGACGACCGCCAGCGATTCCGCTTCGGCGGCGTCGAAGACCGTGATGGCTTCCTGAATGTTCATGACCGGGTGCAGTACAACCTCCCGATGATGCAGGATGCCAAGGAGGCCGTGGGCGGCATCGATGTCAGGTGCGTGCGCTTCGGCCACCACCGCCAGCCCGACATAGCGCCCCGCAGCATCGACCGCGACGACCTGCGTCTTCGACCCCAGCGGAAATTTCGCCCTGAAGTCCTCGATCCCGATACCGGCGTCGACCGTGGCGACATCCGGCCGCATCAGGCGTTGGACCGTGAGATCGCGGATCCAGCCGACATCGGCAGCGCTGCGGATGGTTTCGCCGCGCAGATGAAATCGCCAGGTGGCGAAGGAGTAGCCGAACAGTTCCCGCGTGATCATGGTCGAGATGATGACCGCGACCAGCACCGCCGTGGTCAGCCAGAGATTGCCGGTCGATTCCAGCGCGATGAACGACATCGTCAAGGGACCGCCAATCACCGACGCCGACAGCGCGCTCATGCCGATCACCGCATAGACATTCGGATCGAGGCCGAGACCCGGCCAGACCAGATCGACGCCGCCGGCGAACAGGCGGCCGCCAAGCGCGCCCATGAACAGCGTGGCGAAGAATAATCCGCCGCGGAAGCCGGAGCCGAGCGAGACAATCGAGGCCAGCGCTTTCAGGACGAAGACGCCGGCGATGATCTGCAATGGCATCGATACGAGGCCCGAAAAATGCAGCGCGCCGTGACCCGAAGACATCACCTGCGGTGTCACCAGCGCAAGCAGACCGACCGCGAGGCCGCCGAGTGCCGGGCGAAGCGGCGGCCAGAGGCGGATCTTCGCAAGCCCCGTTTCGCACAATGCCACGCCGCGCATGATGAGGATGCCAAACAGCGCGGCCAGACCCCGAGCAGCGCGGCAACGGCAAGATCGCGCCCGACCACGTCCCCGACCGGGCCGATGCTGATGCCGAGCGACAGCGCCGCAAATCCATGGGTGACGAAGTAACCCGCCACGGCGGCGACGCCGACCGGCGCGAGGCTCGCCGGCGTATAGCCTCCGATCACAAGCTCGAAGGCATAGAAGGCGCCGGCGAGCGGGGCGCCGAACGCACCGGAGATCGCAGCCGCCGCCCCGCAACCGACCATGATGCGCTGGTCGACGCGGCGCAGGTGAAATCCGCGGCCGAACGAAGCGGCAAGGCCGCTCGCAAGCTGTGTATATCCTGCTTCAAGGCCGACCGATGCCCCAAACCCGCTGGACCAGGTGGTCTGCAGGGCCACGATGACACTGCCGCGAAACGACATCCGCCCGCCATGCAGGGCGTTGGCTTCGATCGGATCGATCTCGCGCGCGGGCCGCCAGCGCAGCAACAGCAGGAGGGCTGCGCCCAGCACCAAGCCGCCGAGACTTGGAACCACTACGGCGCGCAGCGTCTCGATATCAGGCTGGCTGGAAAGCCGCTCCGTCATGCTGATGTTGAACAGCAGCGCGTGCAGGGCAGCCACCGCCACGCTCATCACCAGCACCACCAGGCCGCCAATGGTTCCGATCATCGCTGCCAGGACCACCAGGCTCGTCTCATGGGCGCGAACAAACGCCCGCAACCGGCGCGGAGCCTCAAGATAACGTGAAGGGGTGACCATTTCTGGGGGTCCGCCAGCGCTGAACAATGCCCGTAGGTCGCGATTTAGCGGTCTTCACGGCCCCGATGCAAATCGGGGCGGAACGGTGACGGCGTCGGATAAGTCCCGGAACGCTCTTCACAATCCCGTCACGCTGCCTGTAGTATGCAGGGCACATGCTGCTTCGCAGCTAACATGGGGGTCAGGAGCGTTACTTGAACGCACATGTCTCGCAGGGCGGTTGGCCGGTACTGGTGCTGAACGCGGACTTCCGGCCGCTGAGCTACTATCCGCTGTCTCTCTGGTCGTGGCAGGACGCGATCAAGGCGGTGTTCCTCGAACGCGTCAATATCGTCGAGCATTACGACCGCGCGGTGCACAGCCCGACTTTCGAGATGCAGCTCCCGAGCGTGGTGTCGCTAAAATCCTTCGTCAAGCCGACCACGCATCCCGCCTTCACCCGCTTCAACGTCTTCCTGCGCGACCGCTTCGTCTGCCAGTATTGTCATGCGCATGACGACCTGACCTTCGACCACATCATCCCGCGCAGCAAAGGCGGCCAGACCACCTGGGAAAATGTCGTCGCGGCCTGCTCGCCGTGCAATCTGCGCAAGGGCAATCTGACGCCGCAGCAGGCCAAGATGTTTCCGCGGCAGGCGCCATTCGCGCCGACGGTGCACCAGCTCCACCGCAACGGCCGGCTGTTTCCGCCAAACTATCTGCACGATAGCTGGCTGGATTATCTTTATTGGGACACCGAGCTCGATCCGTAAGGCCTCGGCCAGCCTTGCTCAGGCCTGCAGCGCCTCCATCACCACCTGCACCACTTGCGTTCCTTCCGGCGTGGTCCAGTTGCCGACCAATTCTGCGACCAGTTGATTGGTGCTGGTGAGCGTGACGCCGCCATGCTCCATCCGGCGCAGCGCCATGCCGTCGCCGATTCGGCTTGGCGAGCCGCCGGCATCGGCGACAACCTGCACCTCGAAACCTTCGCGCACCAGACTGAGCGCCGGAAACACCGTGCACACATCGTTGGTGACACCAGCGATGATCAGCTTCTTGCGTCCCGTAGCCTTGACCGCAGCCGCGAAATTCTCATCGTCCATGGCGTTGACGATGCCGACACGCCTGATGCGGGCGGCAAACGCGTCGGGCAATATCTGGCCGAGCTCGCTCAGCAGCGGACCTTGCGCGTGATCCTCCATGCTGGAGGTGAGCACCACCGGCAGCTTCAGGATTCGCGCCGTTTTCGCCAGCAACAACGTATTGCGCTTCAGCTCTTCGAGCGGAATGGATTTCACCCAGCTCATGGTGCCGACCTGATGGTCGATCAGGAGCATCGCGGCATTCCCGGCACTGAACTTTTCGTAACTCATTTGGCTCTCCTGATTTTGAAAGAAAGCAATCGCTAGGATGCGATGCGACGGTTCGTCCGCGACACCAACGCTTCCGAGGCGGCAATGAACGCCGCCACGTAACTGCCGTCCGTCAGCTCCGGTGACGGCAGGACCGCCTGTCCCTTGCGGTCGAACATCACGCCGCTATGCGCTTCGAGATCCGGAGAGACCAGGAGCGGCGCCAGGCGCTCGGCATAGTTTTCCGCACTGAACGCCATGAGACCGGTCATCCACTCGATGAAGCGATACAGAAGCGTCTTTCCGCCGAACAGATTGCTGCGGATGTTGCTCTTGATGAAGCCGGGGTTCAGCCCGAAGAAGCTCGCATTCGGGTAACGCTTTACGCCGTCGAGCACGAGTGCCTCATTGCCGGCGACGGTGTTCATATGTGCGGCCCAGCGGCCATAGGACTTCTCCGAATTGAGGTCGTCGAGATTCCCGGCCTGGCCGTTGCCGGGAAAGCCCATGATGAAGACGCGCGGCTTCATCTGACCGGCAGCCCGGCGTTTTCCAAGACGCGGGCCGATCTCGCGCACGATCGCCAGCCGGCTCAGATAGCTGATCGCCATGTCGCGCTCGATGTTCTCCGCGGTGATTTCACGCATCGGCCCGGCCATGATCCCGGTCGTGAAAATGACGAGGTCAAGCTCCTCCGCGGGCAACAGGTGGGCGACGCGCTGAGCCTCGCGCATCAGGCTCAGGTCAGCCTTGATGAACTCGATGCCGGGCACGTCGGTGTCGCGAAAGCTCTGGCCGACGACAATGACGCTGGCGCCGCGCGAGGCCAGCAAACGGCTGAAGGCGCGGCCGATGCCGCCCGTTCCGCCGACAATAGCAACCTTCAATCCGCTGAAATCAGCGCGTGCGGCGTCGGCACGGCTCCATGTGAAATTCTTGTCGCGCTTCATGGCTCCCTCGATCAGGTCTCAATGGGTGAACACCCCCGTAGATGTGCGAGCCATTCGTGGGATAAAGTAGCCAAACTGGAACATATTGATCCATTAATGGAGCAATCGCGATGGCGCTGCTGAACGACATGGCCCTGTTCGTCGAGGTGGTGAAAGTCCGCAGCTTCCGGCGGGCGGCTGAGACCATCGGCATGCCGAACTCGACGCTGTCGCGAAGAATCAGCGCGCTGGAGAAAGCGATCGGGCTACGGCTGCTGCACCGAACCACTCGCCGAATCGAACTCACCGAGGCCGGTCAGCTCTATTTCGAGCGCAGCAAGCGCATCGTCGACGAAGCGCGGCTGGCGCATGAGCAACTCGGCGAGATGCTGGCGCAGCCGAGTGGCCTCCTGCGCATCTCGCTGCCGGTGGATTTCGGAACCATCTACCTCGCTCCGCTGGTCGCCGAATTCGCCCAGCGCTATCCCGGCATCAGCTTTGAATTTGACCTGACGCCGCGCCGGGTCGACCTGGTGGCCGAGCCGTTCGATGTGGCAATCCGCATGGGCGAACTGGCGGACTCCCACCTGATCGCACGCCGGCTCGCGCGCCTGCCGCGCTATCTCTACGCCTCGCCGCGTTATCTGGAGCTGTTCGGCGAACCGAAAAAGCCCGATGATCTGGTGAAACACCAATGCCTGTGCATGCCGCGAGCCAATACCTGGACGCTGGAGGACGGGACGAAAAAGATCGAGATCGCCGTCAGCGGCCGCTTCACGCTCAATAGCGTCGGCATGATCCGCCGTCTCGCGACGCTCGACCTCGGCATTGCCTTGCATGCGGAGGCCATTGTCGCTGACGATCTGGCTGCAGGCCGGCTGCGGCGCGTGCTGCCGAAATGGCAGGCCTCTCCGATCTCCGTCTATGCCATCACCGAGACGCGGCTATTGCCCGCGAAGACGCAGCGCTTCATTGAATTCATCGGGGAACGTTTGAGTCGGACACCCAATCCCGAGGCACGCCGCTAGACGGACTCACGAATTCGCAAGCCAACGAAACGCGCGGCGCAATTCCTGCGCACCATCGCGCTCGTACCATCGGCCGTGGGCGAGGATAATCCGCTCCGGATCCCAGTCAATCATGGCGTCGACGGCCGCGCGAAGCTCGGCAGCCTTCGCGCGGTAGGAGAGCCGCAAGTCGCGCGGCATTTTTCCATCGGGGTGCTGGGCACCGCCAAGCCAAGTCAACACGCGCGCGAGCAGGCCGAGCTTTTGCGGCTCGAAATTCTCGATCATGTCCGTGAGCACGAGCGTCCGGCTCGGGCGGTGGAAGAATACGACCTCGCTCATGTAGCTGCCACGCACCGGCAGCGTGTCGATGGCTCCATCCCAGGGATAGCCGGATCGATCGTCAAGCGGCCGGCAGCGATGTGAGACTCGATCGAGGCGGTCGCCGGCCTGATCCATGATGCGCGGGGCGAGATAAGCCACGGCATCCGGATACGCCTCGCACCACTCCGGAATCCACCAGTAATGGATGCGGTTGGGACCGATGATCCAGGCCGGCTCACCGATCGCTGTGATCTCCGATTTCAGCCCTTCCGTCAGCGGCGTGGGCGAATGGATCAACAATTCACGCCCGATGCGGAGGATGGTCATGCGCGTCGGAAATGGCATCCTGAAGGGTGCCGGGCCGAATTCAATCAGGGGACCATCAACGATCCATACATCGTCGATCACCGGCTTCAGCGTATTCAGCGGCGGATAGGTTTGCCGGTCGGGCTCTGTCATCGCGGCGAAATCGGCTTCATGTCATTCAACAGCGGCCCCAGACTCAGCGCGGCGAGCACGAAAGACAAGACACTTGCGAGATATACGGCCATCGGTTAACGGACCTCTGGTTCAAGCCGGTAACAATGTCCGCGCAAATGCGTTCCGTCCTTGAGAAACGCTCCAAGGCGCACTCCGGTCTCCCTTCACTCAGCCATCTATTTCTGTCACGATGCTGTCGAGGCGCCCGCCTCGTCAGAACACAAGAGCGGCATCAACGCCCCAACGGAAACGCCTCATGCTCATCCCCATCGCCGACGCGCCGCGCTGGTATGCCGAACGAAAATCTGCGGACACCATCGCGGTCAGTCACGGCGCGGACGCCATCACCTGGGAACAACTCGAGCGCAACGCCAATCGCCGCGCGCGGGCGTTTGCCGCCAAGGGCGTCAAATCAGGCGATTTCGTCGCGATCGGGCTTCCCAACAGCAATGTGTTTTTCGAAACCACTTTTGCGGTGTGGAAATGCGGGGCGACGCCGACGTCGCTGACCTGGCGGCTGCCGCGCGGCGAGGCCGCGGCCGTGCTCGACATTCTCAAACCTTCGCTGGTGGTCGGCGGCCAGCCGGATTGGAACGCGCCGAACTCGCTCCCGGCTGATTTCACGCCCGAAGGTTTTTCGGACGAGCCCGTGACCAATCCGGTGGCGCGCTACTGGAAGGCGATGACCAGCGGCGGTTCGACCGGGCGGCCAAAGGTGATCCTCGATCACATGCCGGCAGTGGTGGAAACCACCTTCCCGTCCCCGCTCGGCATTCCGCAGAACGGATCGCTGCTCAATCCCGGCCCGCTCTATCACAACGCACCGTTCATCGTCTCGCACACCGCGCTGTTCAACGGCGGTCGTGTCACCGGTCTCGTGAAGTTCGACGCCGAGGAGACGCTGCGGCTGATCGAGAAAAACCGCGTGCAATGGGTCAATTTCGTGCCGACCATGATGCATCGGATCTGGTCGCTGCCCGATGCGGTACGCAACGCTTACGACCTCTCCAGCCTGCAGATCGTGTTTCACATGGCGGCTCCGATGCCGCCGTGGCTGAAGGAAAAATGGATCGAGTGGCTCGGGCCCGAGCGTATCTACGAACTCTATGGCGGCACCGAGCGGCAGGGCGCCACGATCATTTCCGGCACCGAATGGTGACGCACAAGGGCTCGGTCGGCAAGATCGGCGAGACCGCGCGCCTGCGCATCATCGGCGAAGACGGCACCGATGTCGCGCCGGGCGAAACCGGCGAGATCTATTTCCTGCCCAACGACGGCGCCGGCTCGACCTATCACTATCTCGGCGCCGAACCGAAGCGCCGCGCCGACGGCTGGGAATCGCTCGGCGATATCGGCCGGCTGGATGCGGAGGGTTATCTCTATCTCGGCGACCGGCTCGCCGACATGATCCTGCGCGGCGGCGCTAACATCTACCCGGCCGAGGTCGAGGCTGCGGTATCGGCGCATCCCGACGTGCGCTCCTGCGTCGTCGTCGGCTTGCCCGATCCGGAGTTTGGACAACGCGTCCATGCCATCCTCGAGCTCGACCGCAGCACGGATGCGCAGGCTGTCGCCGACGGCATGACCGACTTTCTCTCCGACCGGCTCAGCCGCTACAAGCACCCCGAAAGTTTCGAGGCCGTCCAGATCGGTCTCCGCGACGATTCCGGCAAGGTTCGCCGCACGCTGTTGCGTGACGAACGTGCGGAATGGCTGAGGGAAAATCGCAGTTTCCGGATCATGCCCGCACGCGAACGGGCAAAAGCGGACTGATCCTCGATTGCCGCTGGAACAATTCTGAATTGGCCCGTTATGAGTCGCGTAGCGGGTCATTTTGGGGGACACTTTCAAGACGGCCGTTTGCAGCATAGATTGTGATGAATTTCCCGCGCTTCCGCGCCTCGCGGAAAAGCGCGCCAGTTCGCCAGGAGACCCATCCATGCCTTCCCTGACCGAATGGAGAGTGCCGCCCGCAAACCAGCCGCGCGCGGGCGACTATGGTTTCGACCTCGACAGAACCCTGTCGTCGGTGGTCGGGCTGCATTCGATCATTCCCTCCGATGCTTTCAGCGCAGAGACGCTCGGCACCGAACGCGCCGGCAATGGCGTGCTGATCGATCGCGGACTGGTGCTGACCATCGGCTATCTAATCACCGAGGCCGAGGCGGTCTGGCTGCATCGCGGCGACGGCCGCGTCGTGGAGGGCCACGCGCTCGGCTTTGATTTCGAAAGCGGCTTCGGCCTGGTGCAGGCGCTCGGCGACCTCGATCTCGATCCGCTGCCGATCGGTTCTTCCGCCGCGGCTCAAGTCGGCGACCGCGTGGTGGTCGGCGGCGCCGGCGGCCGCACGCGCTCGGTCGCCAGCCAGATCGCGGCAAAGCAGGAATTTGCCGGCTATTGGGAATACCTGCTGGATGAGGCGATCTTCACCCATCCCGCGCATCCCAACTGGGGCGGCACCGGGCTGATCTCGAACCGCGGCGAACTGATCGGCATCGGCTCGCTGCAGCTCGAACGCGAGCGCGAGGGCAAGGCCGAGCACGTCAACATGATCGTGCCGATCGATCTTCTCAAGCCGGTGCTCGACGACATCAGGAAATTCGGCCGTGTCAACAAGCCGGCGCGGCCGTGGCTCGGCATGTACACGACCGAAATCGACAACCGCGTGGTGGTGGTCGGCATCGCCAGCAAGGGACCGGCGGCACTCGCCGAACTCAAGACCGGCGACGTCATCCTCGCTGTCAACGGCGACAAGATCACCAGCCAGACCGGCTTCTATCGCAAGCTCTGGTCGCTCGGCACTGCCGGCGTCGACGTGCCGCTTACGGTCTATCACGAGGGCGTCACCTTCGACGTAGTGCTGAGCTCAACTGACCGCGCCAGGCTGTTGAAGGCGCCGAGGCTGCACTGATAAGGCCTGCATTGAATTAGTGCTCCATTGAACGCAGAGAGTGCCCGATGAGTGAGGCCGTGGTGGACGACATCGTGGCCGTGCTGCCGCCGCTGCTGCAGTCGCTGGAAGCTCTCGCCTTCGTCGCGCGCTACCTCAACCCGCCGGATTTCGACCGGGTGATGGTGGCGGCAGGCCAGCCGGACGACGATCTGCGCGCGGTACGTCCGCGGCTGGCGCAATGGCCCGACGGGTTCGCCGACATCAAGGCCCCGCTGGAAGCAGCGAGCCTTGCCGCACTGGCCGCGTTCGCGGGCCTGCGCGTGGTCCAGAATGGCAACGGCGATTTCGTCAGCCTGTTTCGCGCGCTTCGATATGCGCCGCGCGCACAGGAGGCGCTCTATCCGCTGTCGGTGAAGTTGCCGCCGGTCAACGAGTTCTTCATCGATCCTTCGCTGCGGGGGGATGCAGAGCTTGCGGCGCGGCTGGCGGCGTCGGCCCATGAGAACACCGGCATCTTTCACCATCATAACGAGCCCGGCAGCCGCGGCGGCTTCTCGCTCTACGTGCCGGAATATTACACGCCCGATCGCGCCTGGCCGCTGGTGATGGCGCTGCATGGCGGCAGCGGCAATGGCCGCGGCTTTCTGTGGAGCTGGCTGCGTGATGCCCGCAGCCGCGGCGCGATCCTGGTGGCGCCGACCGCGACCGGCAATACCTGGGCGTTGATGGGCGACGACACCGATACGCCGAACCTGATGCGCATCCTGGAATCGGTGCGCGCGCGCTGGAATGTCGATCCGCAGCGGATGCTGCTGACGGGAATGAGCGACGGCGGCACCTTCTGCTACGTCTCGGGTTTCGAGAGCGCCTCGCCCTTCACCCATCTCGCGCCGGTCTCGGCGACCTTCCATCCGCTGATGGCGGAAATGGCTGACGCCGACCGGCTGCGCGGCCTGCCCGTTCATATCGTGCATGGCCGGCTCGACTGGATGTTCCCGGTGCAGGTCGCGCGGCAGACCAGCCAGGCCCTGTCGGCCGCGGGCGCCAATGTTACCTACCGCGAGCTCGATGATCTCAGCCACACCTATCCGCGCGAGATGAACGCGGAAATGCTGCAATGGCTGAACGGCCCGTAAGTGGAACCATCCTCCATGTTCCGCGTTATCAGCCGCAACGGAGGGATTACCATGCAGACGTTTGTCGGAATGATTTTGGGTGCGCTGCTGCTGGTTGGCGGCGTCTACATCTACGATTCCCTGCAGACGTCGAGCGTGGCCGGCGGCCAGGTCGCGCAGGCCAATCGCACCATTGTCAACTGGGATGTGGCGAAGGCCGACTGGGACAAGCTGACGACGCGTGCCCATGAGGGCTGGGTGAAGATTTCGTCGAAGTAATTTGCCGGCAGGATCGTCTTAACCAGGATCGTCTTAACAATGGCACGCCGTCGTTCCTAACGACGGCGTGTTTTGCTGTGACGGCCGTCAGTTGGCCTTCTTCGCCTTGCGGGCGTCGGCGATCACCATCTCGAATTCCGCCATGGTCAGGATGCCCGGCACGCGGAACTTGCCGACGATGAAGGACGGCGTTCCCTTGAACCCGAATGCAATCGCCTGATCGTGGTTGCGGGAGAGAACAGTGTCGATCGCCTTGGCATTGGCCGTGGCGTCGCGGTTGAGGCGGTCCATGTCGATGCCGGCGCCCGCCAGCAATTCGCGGATACGCGGTTCGGTCAATTTCGAGCTGACACCGATCATCGCCTCATGCGCGGCCATGTACTTGCCCTGATACTTCGCGGCCAGCGCCATCCGCGCCCCGAACTTCGAGACCTCGCCGAGGATCGGCCAATCCTTCAGCACCAGGCGGACCTTGCCGTCGTCCTGCACCACCTGCTGGATCTCGGGCGCGATCTTGCGGCAATAGGGACAGTTGTAGTCGAACCACTCGACGATGTTGATGTCG encodes the following:
- a CDS encoding YybH family protein, whose protein sequence is MGAPSPELCNLWLARAFNAQDVDAAAAMYHPDASIVQVDEVHGGSTVARGADGIRKTMAAYVGLKPHMDVVTHHTTVSGDFAMTRSQWLIKGTDERGKPTEVHHHGMEVHRRLPDGTWVFFMDHPFGADPSWAVEAPPHTE
- a CDS encoding LysE family translocator — protein: MQELAVLASIVAGLSVGVISPGPSFVMVARVAVASSRIRALATALGMGAGGALFGAAALLGLQSVLLAVPALYAVLKVLGGLYLCYLGFLIFRSARQPVAMVAGGSENGSRPLRAFWLGFTTQVSNPKTAIVYASVFAAFLPASFSMGFAAALLAAVFFVESAWYALVAVLFSSAGPQRAYLSYKSWVDRAAGAVMFGLGLKLVTSAAKP
- a CDS encoding HNH endonuclease, yielding MNAHVSQGGWPVLVLNADFRPLSYYPLSLWSWQDAIKAVFLERVNIVEHYDRAVHSPTFEMQLPSVVSLKSFVKPTTHPAFTRFNVFLRDRFVCQYCHAHDDLTFDHIIPRSKGGQTTWENVVAACSPCNLRKGNLTPQQAKMFPRQAPFAPTVHQLHRNGRLFPPNYLHDSWLDYLYWDTELDP
- a CDS encoding isochorismatase family protein, which produces MSYEKFSAGNAAMLLIDHQVGTMSWVKSIPLEELKRNTLLLAKTARILKLPVVLTSSMEDHAQGPLLSELGQILPDAFAARIRRVGIVNAMDDENFAAAVKATGRKKLIIAGVTNDVCTVFPALSLVREGFEVQVVADAGGSPSRIGDGMALRRMEHGGVTLTSTNQLVAELVGNWTTPEGTQVVQVVMEALQA
- a CDS encoding SDR family NAD(P)-dependent oxidoreductase produces the protein MKRDKNFTWSRADAARADFSGLKVAIVGGTGGIGRAFSRLLASRGASVIVVGQSFRDTDVPGIEFIKADLSLMREAQRVAHLLPAEELDLVIFTTGIMAGPMREITAENIERDMAISYLSRLAIVREIGPRLGKRRAAGQMKPRVFIMGFPGNGQAGNLDDLNSEKSYGRWAAHMNTVAGNEALVLDGVKRYPNASFFGLNPGFIKSNIRSNLFGGKTLLYRFIEWMTGLMAFSAENYAERLAPLLVSPDLEAHSGVMFDRKGQAVLPSPELTDGSYVAAFIAASEALVSRTNRRIAS
- a CDS encoding LysR family transcriptional regulator yields the protein MALLNDMALFVEVVKVRSFRRAAETIGMPNSTLSRRISALEKAIGLRLLHRTTRRIELTEAGQLYFERSKRIVDEARLAHEQLGEMLAQPSGLLRISLPVDFGTIYLAPLVAEFAQRYPGISFEFDLTPRRVDLVAEPFDVAIRMGELADSHLIARRLARLPRYLYASPRYLELFGEPKKPDDLVKHQCLCMPRANTWTLEDGTKKIEIAVSGRFTLNSVGMIRRLATLDLGIALHAEAIVADDLAAGRLRRVLPKWQASPISVYAITETRLLPAKTQRFIEFIGERLSRTPNPEARR
- a CDS encoding DUF4336 domain-containing protein: MTEPDRQTYPPLNTLKPVIDDVWIVDGPLIEFGPAPFRMPFPTRMTILRIGRELLIHSPTPLTEGLKSEITAIGEPAWIIGPNRIHYWWIPEWCEAYPDAVAYLAPRIMDQAGDRLDRVSHRCRPLDDRSGYPWDGAIDTLPVRGSYMSEVVFFHRPSRTLVLTDMIENFEPQKLGLLARVLTWLGGAQHPDGKMPRDLRLSYRAKAAELRAAVDAMIDWDPERIILAHGRWYERDGAQELRRAFRWLANS
- a CDS encoding S1C family serine protease, giving the protein MPSLTEWRVPPANQPRAGDYGFDLDRTLSSVVGLHSIIPSDAFSAETLGTERAGNGVLIDRGLVLTIGYLITEAEAVWLHRGDGRVVEGHALGFDFESGFGLVQALGDLDLDPLPIGSSAAAQVGDRVVVGGAGGRTRSVASQIAAKQEFAGYWEYLLDEAIFTHPAHPNWGGTGLISNRGELIGIGSLQLEREREGKAEHVNMIVPIDLLKPVLDDIRKFGRVNKPARPWLGMYTTEIDNRVVVVGIASKGPAALAELKTGDVILAVNGDKITSQTGFYRKLWSLGTAGVDVPLTVYHEGVTFDVVLSSTDRARLLKAPRLH
- a CDS encoding phospholipase, producing MSEAVVDDIVAVLPPLLQSLEALAFVARYLNPPDFDRVMVAAGQPDDDLRAVRPRLAQWPDGFADIKAPLEAASLAALAAFAGLRVVQNGNGDFVSLFRALRYAPRAQEALYPLSVKLPPVNEFFIDPSLRGDAELAARLAASAHENTGIFHHHNEPGSRGGFSLYVPEYYTPDRAWPLVMALHGGSGNGRGFLWSWLRDARSRGAILVAPTATGNTWALMGDDTDTPNLMRILESVRARWNVDPQRMLLTGMSDGGTFCYVSGFESASPFTHLAPVSATFHPLMAEMADADRLRGLPVHIVHGRLDWMFPVQVARQTSQALSAAGANVTYRELDDLSHTYPREMNAEMLQWLNGP
- a CDS encoding DsbA family protein encodes the protein MKRSNNPAGIILQPTRRDAFGLLGGAALLGATSRPAFAQRVDDVLNEALVLRDPEVPATGNPEGDINIVEWFDYNCPYCRKIAPEIQQVVQDDGKVRLVLKDWPILGEVSKFGARMALAAKYQGKYMAAHEAMIGVSSKLTEPRIRELLAGAGIDMDRLNRDATANAKAIDTVLSRNHDQAIAFGFKGTPSFIVGKFRVPGILTMAEFEMVIADARKAKKAN